From the Merismopedia glauca CCAP 1448/3 genome, one window contains:
- a CDS encoding protein kinase domain-containing protein, whose protein sequence is MNTQQTLEVKLTLTNPSENASVKEWRFTNLPVIRIGRSPDNDVVINEPLVSRRHLELHQVNQNQWRLINQGVNGTYLNGILVSQALITPNSVLQLAQSGPLLKFDLQILTVQKPPSRTPEAVCQHEGNAPGSLFCIHCGEPIVEVERLIRQYKVLRTLGQGGMGTTYLAWDKRVSQEHSPQMLVIKEMNADMAQIEKARELFEREARILKNLSHPGIPKYYDFFVEAGKKYLAMELIHGQDLEKRIFQQGPVIPQQAIDWAIQTCEVLEYIHEQNPPLIHRDIKPANLMARSTNNHIVVLDFGAVKEIGTFAGTRIGAEGYCAPEQYRGQPCTQSDLYAIGPTIIFLLTGENPMGFYRPWGTGYKFDTTNIPTITPQLRQVIEKATAMKVGDRFQTAQELSQALGTCK, encoded by the coding sequence ATGAATACCCAGCAAACACTAGAAGTAAAGCTTACCCTCACTAATCCTTCAGAAAACGCCTCAGTTAAAGAATGGCGCTTTACTAATCTGCCTGTGATTCGGATTGGTCGTTCGCCTGATAATGATGTGGTGATCAATGAGCCTTTAGTCTCTCGTCGTCATCTAGAACTCCATCAAGTTAACCAAAATCAATGGCGGCTAATTAATCAAGGGGTAAATGGCACCTATTTAAATGGAATTCTCGTTTCTCAGGCTTTAATTACGCCAAATTCTGTGCTTCAGCTAGCCCAAAGTGGTCCTTTGCTCAAATTTGACTTGCAAATACTAACTGTCCAGAAACCCCCTAGCCGTACTCCCGAAGCAGTTTGTCAGCATGAAGGAAATGCCCCTGGAAGCTTATTTTGCATTCACTGTGGAGAACCTATAGTTGAAGTAGAGAGATTAATCCGTCAGTACAAGGTTTTGCGTACCCTAGGACAAGGAGGAATGGGGACAACCTATTTAGCTTGGGATAAACGAGTTAGTCAGGAACATAGTCCTCAAATGCTGGTAATTAAAGAAATGAATGCTGATATGGCGCAAATTGAGAAAGCCAGAGAGCTTTTTGAAAGAGAAGCTCGGATTCTCAAAAATCTTAGCCATCCAGGAATTCCTAAATACTATGACTTTTTTGTCGAAGCAGGGAAAAAATACTTGGCGATGGAGTTAATTCACGGTCAAGATTTAGAGAAGCGGATTTTTCAACAAGGACCTGTGATTCCGCAGCAAGCTATTGATTGGGCGATCCAAACTTGTGAGGTTTTAGAATATATCCACGAGCAAAATCCCCCTTTAATCCATCGAGATATTAAACCAGCCAATTTAATGGCTCGTAGTACCAATAATCACATTGTCGTCTTAGATTTTGGTGCGGTGAAAGAGATTGGAACCTTTGCGGGAACTAGAATTGGTGCAGAAGGATATTGTGCGCCAGAACAATATCGCGGTCAACCTTGCACTCAATCAGATTTGTATGCCATTGGACCAACGATTATTTTTCTACTAACTGGAGAAAACCCGATGGGTTTTTATCGCCCTTGGGGTACGGGTTATAAATTTGACACAACGAATATTCCCACAATTACACCACAATTACGACAAGTAATTGAGAAAGCTACAGCTATGAAGGTAGGAGATCGCTTCCAAACGGCTCAAGAGTTGTCTCAAGCGTTAGGTACTTGTAAGTAG
- a CDS encoding fatty acyl-AMP ligase, with protein sequence MGNSTLLQLLRERATEQSEQHAYTFLADGNKETGRLTYGELDRRARAIAAQLQSLNAQGERALILYPAGLEVIAAFCGCLYAGVIAIPAPPPEAGRLKRTLPRLQAIIKDAQASLVLTTAGILEIVSEVEADFPELQSMRWIDTEQVDLDLAETWQEPDVDQDVLAYLQYTSGSTSTPKGVMLSHYNLMHHASYLKQACGYETNSVTVTWMPYFHDYGLVEGLIVPLYNCTPCYVMSPFAFIKRPLVWLQAIANYKGTHSQAPNFAYDQCIRRIKPAQMANLDLSCWEAAGNAAEPINPKVMQAFWEKFAPYGFRWNAFAPAYGLAEDTLLVSTKPKLTEPVFCHVSTVAIEKDQIIPVRPDDEGVRTFPSCGRLVCETKVAIVNPDKLTRCSLDRVGEIWVSDPSVAQGYWQRVEETNSTFSAYIADTGEGPFLRTGDLGFIKDGELYISGRIKDLIIIRGTNHYPQDIEWTMQQVHPAFRPDYGAAFSIDANGEERLVVVQEIERGNEGFDTQKAIADIRQEIAEQHELQTHAIVLVKRGNILKTASGKIQRRACRASFLAGELGVIDDWSEDPKLTANFRRLRQEVDSLAEQLHTT encoded by the coding sequence ATGGGAAACTCTACATTACTGCAACTACTAAGGGAAAGGGCAACAGAGCAATCTGAGCAACACGCATATACGTTTCTCGCCGACGGGAATAAAGAAACTGGGCGGCTGACATATGGAGAATTAGATAGACGAGCGCGGGCGATCGCCGCTCAATTACAATCCCTCAACGCTCAGGGAGAACGCGCTCTCATCCTATATCCGGCTGGTCTAGAAGTAATAGCGGCTTTTTGCGGTTGCTTGTATGCTGGAGTCATTGCCATTCCCGCACCACCACCAGAAGCAGGTAGACTGAAGCGGACTTTACCCAGACTCCAAGCCATTATCAAGGATGCTCAAGCCTCTTTAGTGTTAACGACGGCTGGGATTTTGGAAATAGTAAGTGAGGTAGAGGCAGATTTTCCCGAATTGCAGAGTATGCGCTGGATCGATACCGAACAAGTAGATCTAGATCTAGCAGAAACTTGGCAAGAGCCTGATGTAGACCAAGACGTACTAGCTTATCTCCAGTACACATCAGGCTCGACTTCCACTCCCAAAGGCGTGATGCTCAGTCACTACAATCTGATGCACCATGCGTCTTATTTGAAACAAGCCTGCGGTTACGAAACCAATAGTGTTACCGTGACCTGGATGCCTTATTTCCACGATTATGGATTGGTAGAAGGGTTAATAGTTCCCCTGTACAACTGTACCCCCTGCTATGTGATGTCGCCTTTTGCATTTATTAAGCGACCCTTGGTCTGGTTACAAGCGATCGCTAACTATAAAGGCACTCATAGTCAAGCACCTAACTTTGCCTACGATCAATGCATTCGCCGGATTAAACCCGCTCAAATGGCTAACCTAGACCTAAGCTGTTGGGAAGCAGCCGGGAACGCCGCCGAACCCATTAATCCCAAAGTGATGCAGGCTTTCTGGGAAAAGTTTGCTCCGTATGGTTTTCGCTGGAATGCTTTTGCTCCAGCTTACGGACTAGCAGAAGACACATTATTAGTATCTACTAAACCGAAGCTAACTGAGCCAGTTTTTTGCCATGTTTCGACAGTAGCTATTGAAAAAGACCAGATTATTCCAGTTAGACCCGATGATGAAGGAGTCAGAACCTTCCCTAGTTGCGGTCGTCTAGTTTGTGAAACCAAAGTGGCTATTGTTAATCCTGACAAGCTAACTAGATGCTCTCTCGATCGAGTGGGCGAGATTTGGGTATCAGACCCCAGCGTAGCTCAAGGCTACTGGCAACGGGTGGAAGAAACTAACAGCACTTTCAGCGCATATATCGCCGATACAGGCGAAGGGCCATTTCTTCGCACTGGAGATTTAGGATTTATTAAAGATGGGGAATTATATATTAGTGGTCGGATCAAAGATTTAATCATTATCAGAGGGACAAACCACTATCCCCAAGACATTGAGTGGACTATGCAGCAAGTTCACCCAGCCTTTAGACCTGATTATGGTGCAGCCTTCTCCATCGACGCTAATGGCGAAGAAAGATTAGTGGTAGTTCAGGAAATAGAAAGAGGTAATGAGGGTTTCGATACCCAAAAAGCGATCGCCGATATTCGTCAAGAAATCGCTGAACAGCACGAACTCCAGACTCATGCTATTGTCCTCGTCAAGCGGGGAAATATCTTGAAGACAGCCAGTGGCAAAATTCAACGCCGAGCTTGTCGAGCTAGTTTTTTGGCTGGGGAACTGGGTGTGATCGATGATTGGAGCGAAGATCCGAAACTCACTGCCAATTTCCGTCGTCTGCGGCAGGAAGTAGACTCCCTAGCTGAGCAATTACACACTACCTAA
- a CDS encoding serine/threonine phosphatase has translation MLVCPSCHSTNPEQNKFCQRCGTSLTEKTCPSCHREHLPYEAESCPNCGQFIGQLWWVSIEAVATVKEAISTVPAPIETAIAASPESLTPDISSVDPITPQQESEELPSPDRDASADVNLAENESFLDNAEKSEPSGELSDNITALPEDASPNVSQEDPSNAYLDPKQQRYKLFDADPPHLRVLDLKPLQATILSAWPKWNESTKAEKRNLTQAQLNIPEIALDYLKIQDECQSSAIPTIHDAWQDGQQIVLLLEDRSQWSSLQQLWSSPEVDTTKILNWMNQMVRLWTALEIEGYRQSLLNIDNLKVDEDETIALQQLYAETEATELKLQDLGQLWHTLFGESAKTQFLSLSQMLKSLCQGEIEDVAQLQANLGSIYDELQPNSIAGENQNLINDDLINLPENEPEESDESPTIVLPKRLTAIEDAGVTHPGKQRPYNEDFFAIETKINKVEYPHGENITAKGLYILCDGMGGHAGGEVASQMAVETLKDFFENKWQDTLPDQKTINEAIFLANQELYNLNQRNASSGTGRMGTTLVMLLVQDTKAAIAHVGDSRLYSITKQGGLQRLTVDHEVGQREIQRGVEEAIAYSRPDAYQLTQALGPRDHNFVKPDIKEFEINQDTLLILGSDGLTDNDLLETYWSSHLLPLLSSANNLDQGANKLIELANEYNGHDNITAVLVRVRAAS, from the coding sequence ATGTTGGTATGTCCTTCTTGTCATTCTACAAATCCTGAGCAAAATAAATTTTGTCAGCGCTGCGGTACTTCCCTGACGGAAAAAACCTGTCCTAGCTGTCATCGCGAACACTTACCCTATGAAGCGGAATCTTGCCCTAATTGCGGTCAATTTATCGGTCAACTCTGGTGGGTAAGTATTGAGGCAGTTGCCACCGTCAAAGAAGCAATTAGCACTGTTCCAGCACCAATAGAGACAGCGATCGCAGCATCACCAGAATCCTTAACTCCAGATATCTCATCTGTAGACCCTATTACCCCCCAACAAGAGTCAGAAGAACTTCCATCACCTGATAGAGACGCTTCAGCAGATGTTAATCTCGCCGAAAATGAATCATTCCTAGATAATGCGGAAAAATCAGAGCCATCTGGAGAATTAAGTGACAATATTACAGCATTGCCCGAAGATGCTAGCCCCAATGTTAGCCAAGAAGATCCATCCAATGCCTATTTAGATCCAAAACAGCAGCGCTATAAATTATTTGATGCAGATCCGCCCCATTTAAGAGTATTAGACCTAAAACCATTACAAGCAACCATCTTATCGGCTTGGCCAAAATGGAATGAAAGTACCAAAGCTGAAAAGAGGAATTTAACTCAGGCTCAGTTAAATATTCCAGAAATTGCCCTAGATTACCTCAAAATTCAAGATGAATGCCAATCGTCAGCCATTCCCACCATCCACGATGCTTGGCAAGATGGTCAGCAAATTGTTCTCCTGTTAGAAGATCGCTCTCAATGGTCTTCTCTGCAACAGTTGTGGTCAAGTCCAGAGGTAGACACTACCAAGATTTTAAACTGGATGAATCAAATGGTAAGACTATGGACGGCTTTGGAGATAGAAGGTTATCGGCAAAGTTTATTAAATATCGATAATCTCAAAGTAGATGAAGATGAAACTATTGCTTTGCAGCAATTATATGCTGAGACAGAGGCAACAGAGCTAAAATTACAAGACTTGGGTCAATTGTGGCATACGTTATTTGGTGAATCTGCTAAAACTCAATTTTTATCTCTGAGTCAAATGCTCAAAAGCTTATGTCAAGGGGAAATTGAGGATGTTGCTCAATTGCAGGCTAATTTGGGAAGTATATATGATGAACTACAACCAAATTCTATCGCTGGAGAGAATCAGAACTTGATAAATGATGACCTAATTAATCTTCCAGAAAATGAGCCAGAAGAAAGTGACGAGTCACCTACTATAGTCTTACCAAAACGACTAACTGCGATCGAGGACGCTGGAGTGACTCATCCTGGTAAGCAAAGACCTTATAACGAAGATTTTTTCGCGATTGAGACGAAGATTAACAAAGTAGAATATCCTCATGGCGAAAACATTACTGCCAAAGGACTTTACATCTTATGTGATGGGATGGGAGGACACGCAGGTGGAGAAGTAGCCAGTCAAATGGCAGTAGAAACCCTGAAGGATTTCTTTGAAAATAAGTGGCAAGACACATTACCAGATCAAAAAACGATTAATGAAGCTATATTCCTCGCCAATCAGGAACTTTACAATCTAAACCAGCGAAATGCCTCTTCTGGTACTGGTAGGATGGGTACAACTCTGGTGATGTTGTTGGTACAAGATACTAAAGCCGCCATAGCTCATGTGGGAGATTCCCGCCTCTACTCAATCACTAAACAAGGCGGTTTACAAAGGTTAACTGTCGATCATGAAGTCGGTCAAAGAGAAATTCAAAGAGGAGTGGAAGAAGCTATAGCATATTCCAGACCCGATGCTTACCAACTAACTCAAGCCCTAGGTCCTAGAGATCATAATTTTGTCAAGCCAGACATCAAAGAATTTGAGATTAATCAAGATACACTCCTAATTTTAGGCTCTGATGGTTTAACAGATAACGATTTGTTAGAAACTTACTGGTCTAGTCATTTACTACCTTTGCTCAGTTCAGCTAATAATCTAGATCAAGGAGCCAATAAGCTGATTGAGCTAGCTAATGAGTATAACGGTCACGATAACATTACGGCTGTTTTGGTTCGTGTTAGAGCAGCTTCCTAA
- a CDS encoding PP2C family protein-serine/threonine phosphatase translates to MFRILVIDDDPIIRTVLQRTLKNQGYQVTVADNGIEGIAQAKNLRPALIICDWVMTPIDGIEVCRTIKSDVDLATTFLVLLTAKGAVEDRVIGLDAGADEFLSKPIEMNELKARVRAGLRLYQLNEDLRTQKHNLQILNQKLQAELDEAAEYVRSLLPAPRSGKISIETFFRPSAQLGGDCFDYYEIDPETIAIYLLDVSGHGVGAALLSISVLNVLRSQSLPNTNFTDPAQVLKALNQAFPMSEHGDKYFTIWYGVYHSDRRQLVYSSAGHPPAILVAKQAEEELQIKQLGKPDLPIGMLSDVVFQKYYIEIAGVSDLYLFSDGAYEIRISDTQIWGLDAFLELIGECYKSQTDKLQQLVDKIKQVTFKDDFDDDLSLVKVKFLNEN, encoded by the coding sequence ATGTTTCGGATTTTAGTGATTGATGATGACCCAATTATCCGTACTGTCCTCCAAAGAACCTTGAAAAATCAAGGTTACCAAGTGACTGTAGCTGATAATGGGATAGAAGGAATAGCCCAAGCTAAAAATCTCCGTCCAGCCTTAATTATTTGCGATTGGGTGATGACTCCTATAGACGGAATTGAGGTATGTAGAACTATTAAATCAGATGTAGATTTAGCCACAACTTTTTTAGTTCTATTAACAGCTAAAGGTGCTGTAGAAGATCGGGTGATTGGATTAGATGCTGGAGCCGATGAATTCCTGTCTAAACCAATTGAAATGAATGAATTAAAAGCTAGAGTTAGGGCTGGTTTAAGGCTATATCAACTGAATGAAGATTTACGCACACAAAAGCACAATTTGCAAATACTTAATCAGAAATTACAAGCTGAGTTGGATGAAGCGGCTGAGTATGTGCGATCGCTCCTACCTGCCCCCAGGTCTGGTAAAATTAGTATCGAGACTTTTTTCCGACCCTCGGCTCAGTTAGGTGGAGATTGTTTTGATTATTACGAAATCGATCCAGAAACAATTGCCATTTATTTGCTAGATGTGTCTGGGCATGGTGTCGGTGCTGCTTTACTTTCAATATCGGTGTTGAATGTGTTGCGATCGCAATCTTTACCTAACACTAACTTTACCGATCCGGCTCAAGTTCTGAAAGCCTTAAATCAAGCTTTTCCGATGAGCGAACATGGGGATAAATACTTTACTATTTGGTACGGAGTTTATCATAGCGATCGCCGTCAATTAGTCTACTCTTCGGCGGGACATCCACCAGCTATTTTAGTGGCGAAACAAGCTGAAGAGGAGTTACAAATCAAACAGTTAGGTAAACCCGACTTACCAATTGGAATGTTATCTGATGTTGTTTTTCAAAAGTATTATATAGAAATTGCTGGTGTGAGCGATCTTTATTTATTTAGTGATGGTGCCTATGAAATTAGAATTTCAGATACTCAAATCTGGGGTTTAGATGCTTTTTTAGAGTTGATAGGTGAATGTTATAAAAGTCAAACTGACAAATTACAGCAATTAGTAGATAAAATTAAACAAGTTACCTTCAAAGATGATTTTGATGACGACCTATCTCTAGTTAAAGTTAAGTTTTTAAATGAGAATTAA
- a CDS encoding STAS domain-containing protein yields the protein MDSMVVKVVQPQGILDGIKSNQLRQEVGDILANGANTVLIDLENVNFMDSSGLSALVSALKMVRTAGGKLYLCSINEQLQMVFELTRMDRVFETFANQDDFYLSHK from the coding sequence ATGGACTCTATGGTAGTTAAAGTAGTTCAACCTCAAGGAATATTAGATGGAATTAAATCTAATCAACTACGTCAAGAAGTCGGCGATATTTTGGCAAATGGCGCGAATACAGTCCTGATTGACCTGGAAAATGTTAATTTTATGGATAGTTCTGGTTTAAGTGCTTTAGTATCAGCTTTAAAAATGGTTAGGACTGCTGGGGGGAAACTTTACCTTTGCTCAATTAATGAACAACTACAAATGGTATTTGAACTAACTAGAATGGACAGAGTTTTTGAAACTTTTGCTAATCAAGATGATTTTTATCTAAGTCATAAGTAA
- a CDS encoding Hpt domain-containing protein, whose product MYSESPFPSLDSSVVDIDWYQLSQLSEGNSEFELELLQMFTEDVPIYIEEIKTALANQDLVTLNRVAHQIKGSSGNVGAKKIESLAAELEKVSLDNSSELIREIILKLAEQLEVIKQLMNQKYVNG is encoded by the coding sequence ATGTACTCAGAATCACCATTTCCCTCATTAGATTCCTCCGTAGTTGATATTGACTGGTATCAGTTGAGTCAGTTATCTGAAGGTAACTCAGAATTTGAGTTAGAACTTTTGCAAATGTTTACTGAAGATGTACCTATATATATTGAAGAGATTAAAACTGCTTTAGCTAATCAAGATTTGGTAACTTTAAATAGAGTAGCTCACCAGATCAAAGGCTCTAGTGGTAATGTTGGGGCTAAAAAAATTGAGAGTTTAGCTGCTGAGCTAGAAAAAGTCTCTTTAGACAATAGTTCAGAATTAATTAGAGAAATTATTTTAAAACTAGCCGAGCAATTAGAGGTAATTAAACAATTAATGAACCAAAAATATGTCAATGGGTAA
- a CDS encoding transketolase yields the protein MNTITQAAAFCEGIQYFGQLTSGFEAYGQVPAIEENATSISSPNEPQAVFQTLLMADALRYLTLQITGAKASGHPGGFASVAEAYAALVMLGHKNILTEVGHHAPGFYSAMFLDRSLEDMGIKTVKQLRDRYREKDGLLGHLSGYIPGILAPAGPLGQGQHFAMAAALLHRDQIFPFTLGDGGLGEPYIMSSMAHFHTAYPQVTNFLPVLVWNGYSQEHHSMVSTKTNAEMLAYWHGNGFAEVILVDAKDFDDQHQSGDYVDSTAFSIEQRLAFTKAVLVGIDRAINSIRSGKLTAFIIKQLKGAGVHARGAKSHNLYPKDTLDSPHISEALKTRALAPEAWQLVRINAERAGGGPASKTAVTESELPLADIGELPLTEYPIGDDRPQVSTTVMGNMVGKVGTSDSQFLVTNADGNEASGIGNINQALKIIHPTEDSLYNQTPTGQVYEPLSEDACAGLAVGLALMGARTLWCSYESFAINGLPIWQTVTQAMAELRRSTPATITLFTAGALEQGRNGWTHQRPEIEAYFAAMMRNGNIFPLFPPDANSIQICYQWALNSQNKGIVITASKSPLPIRTTFEQNQQALEDGAVVLHEVPGDKTVVLATIGDMTLIPVFEAAASLETEGIGVRIVSIVSPRRLYRPSDVAWDTCSLPDGKFLDDARFDELFSGDALIGITGGASAMLEPVMLRSRCPRDTFAWKRGETTASAAQLMAFNGLTAEALTKRAIELIH from the coding sequence ATGAACACCATCACTCAAGCTGCGGCTTTCTGTGAAGGAATTCAGTATTTTGGTCAACTAACTTCAGGATTTGAAGCTTACGGTCAAGTACCAGCGATTGAGGAAAACGCGACGAGTATCTCCTCTCCAAATGAACCCCAAGCAGTTTTTCAAACATTATTGATGGCAGATGCCTTACGCTACCTAACACTGCAAATTACTGGTGCGAAAGCTTCTGGACATCCTGGTGGTTTTGCTAGTGTAGCTGAAGCCTATGCCGCTTTAGTCATGTTAGGTCACAAAAACATCTTAACTGAAGTCGGTCACCATGCCCCTGGTTTCTATAGTGCCATGTTCTTGGATCGTTCCTTAGAAGACATGGGGATCAAAACAGTTAAACAGTTGCGCGATCGCTACCGCGAAAAAGATGGTTTATTAGGGCATCTTTCGGGCTATATTCCGGGAATATTAGCTCCAGCAGGGCCATTAGGACAGGGACAGCATTTTGCGATGGCTGCCGCCTTATTGCACCGAGATCAGATATTTCCCTTCACATTAGGAGATGGCGGTCTGGGAGAACCCTATATCATGAGTAGCATGGCTCACTTCCACACAGCTTACCCCCAAGTAACTAACTTTTTACCAGTTTTAGTCTGGAATGGCTACAGCCAAGAACATCACAGCATGGTTTCTACGAAAACCAATGCCGAAATGCTGGCTTATTGGCATGGAAACGGCTTTGCTGAGGTTATCCTAGTCGATGCCAAAGACTTTGATGACCAGCATCAATCGGGAGATTATGTTGATAGTACCGCGTTCTCTATCGAACAACGCTTAGCCTTTACCAAAGCCGTCTTAGTTGGGATAGATAGAGCCATTAATTCCATCCGTAGTGGTAAGTTAACAGCCTTTATCATCAAACAACTCAAAGGTGCAGGAGTCCACGCTAGAGGGGCAAAATCCCATAACCTTTATCCCAAAGATACCTTAGATAGTCCTCACATCTCAGAAGCACTCAAAACCCGCGCTCTAGCACCTGAAGCATGGCAGTTAGTTAGAATCAATGCCGAACGTGCTGGAGGAGGTCCTGCAAGCAAAACCGCCGTCACAGAGTCAGAATTACCCTTAGCCGATATCGGGGAACTACCACTAACAGAGTATCCCATTGGCGACGATCGCCCCCAAGTATCTACTACCGTCATGGGTAACATGGTGGGTAAAGTAGGAACTAGCGACTCTCAATTTTTAGTCACCAATGCCGATGGTAACGAAGCTTCGGGAATTGGAAACATCAACCAAGCCTTAAAAATTATTCACCCCACCGAAGATTCCCTCTATAATCAAACTCCCACCGGACAAGTTTACGAACCTTTAAGCGAAGACGCTTGTGCTGGACTAGCCGTGGGACTAGCCTTAATGGGTGCTAGAACCTTATGGTGTTCTTACGAATCCTTTGCCATAAATGGACTTCCCATCTGGCAAACCGTGACTCAAGCAATGGCAGAATTACGCCGTTCTACTCCTGCTACGATTACTTTATTCACTGCTGGGGCATTAGAGCAAGGTCGCAATGGCTGGACGCACCAAAGACCAGAGATAGAAGCTTATTTCGCCGCCATGATGCGGAATGGCAATATTTTCCCCTTATTTCCCCCCGATGCTAATAGTATTCAAATTTGCTACCAGTGGGCATTGAATAGCCAAAATAAAGGGATAGTAATTACAGCCAGCAAGTCACCATTACCAATTCGGACTACCTTCGAGCAAAACCAGCAAGCCTTAGAAGATGGTGCAGTAGTCTTACATGAAGTACCAGGAGATAAGACCGTAGTTTTAGCCACCATTGGCGATATGACCTTAATTCCAGTCTTTGAAGCCGCAGCTTCCCTGGAAACCGAAGGCATTGGCGTGCGGATAGTATCTATCGTTAGTCCCAGAAGGTTATATCGTCCTAGCGATGTCGCCTGGGATACCTGTAGCCTCCCAGATGGCAAGTTTTTAGATGATGCTAGATTTGATGAATTATTTAGTGGTGATGCCTTAATTGGCATTACAGGTGGTGCTAGCGCCATGTTAGAACCAGTTATGTTACGATCTCGTTGTCCTCGCGATACCTTTGCTTGGAAACGGGGTGAAACCACCGCTAGTGCGGCTCAGTTAATGGCATTTAATGGACTAACCGCAGAAGCTTTGACAAAAAGAGCAATTGAACTAATTCATTAA
- a CDS encoding ATP-binding protein, whose amino-acid sequence MLSKRVLGGFEDLARHQFPSNLGILEQVLLWFDSLYPEKCPNKSYSPHIPSLVWQQCKLALVEGFTNAVRHAHKNYDREIPPVEIEVKLLSEYLELRIWDRGKAFNLQETLEKRVQEVDNQTEGGRGLILLDKMADKLSYEPVETGRNCLLFIKYYQPQQQLN is encoded by the coding sequence ATGTTGAGCAAAAGGGTTTTAGGGGGTTTTGAGGACTTGGCTAGGCATCAATTCCCATCCAATCTAGGCATACTTGAGCAAGTATTGTTGTGGTTTGATAGCTTATACCCCGAAAAGTGCCCAAATAAATCCTATTCTCCGCATATTCCCTCATTAGTTTGGCAACAATGTAAACTGGCTTTAGTTGAGGGTTTTACTAATGCCGTCCGTCACGCCCATAAAAATTACGATCGCGAAATACCCCCTGTAGAAATTGAAGTTAAGTTACTTTCAGAATACTTGGAACTGCGGATCTGGGATCGAGGCAAAGCTTTTAATTTGCAAGAAACGCTGGAAAAAAGAGTTCAAGAAGTAGATAATCAGACAGAAGGTGGTCGCGGACTCATCCTCTTAGACAAAATGGCTGATAAGCTCAGCTATGAGCCAGTGGAAACAGGCAGAAATTGCCTCTTATTTATCAAATATTACCAACCACAACAACAACTAAATTAG